One genomic window of Sodaliphilus pleomorphus includes the following:
- a CDS encoding S8 family serine peptidase: MKRLLYIFMMCMLCLLACAGNVSVRTKLALRRAVRASLYHGPQHGGGRQVASAFVVADSSAMASLRRSGARVVAMAPGMATVRVPAGKLPALASMAGVQWVSLSQQLQLCNDSARYYCNVDSAFRGTGFSTNYDGRGVVLGMIDVGIDFNHVNFLDSLGNSRFVRVYMPVDSTGRPPVINGDTLPGSEYSTPQAIRQLTTDSPGLHGTHTTGTAAGSYMGNAYHGVAPGAELVACALPEWALTDVNVANSILYIFNYAQSVGKPAVVNMSISSVDGAHDGTSMLCRVMSALSGPGKICVVSAGNDGNVPTCLHKQFNGALDTLSVLLSNKYGGRNVDGYVSMWSADSVPHGLRVIVTDVATGTLLYASPFYSALPGDSVVEVADATDLQFAKYFTGSFWVASAIESNGKFHSIVEYKANNLQRDYVMGLQYVSAPGSRLNGWSDSYTRMSNFGLPGFTMGDCSMTISDLATGDSSISVGSYTSRSFAPVLSGHNTAVAGGTVGDISSFSSFGPDMRHVSRPEIVAPGQCVVSSYSRYDSTMAVNNNWLTAIAQAGGVSYPYGVDVGTSMSAPLVSGAIALMLQADARLGVDQVKRILKHTARRDHWVTGGDPERWGWGKLDVTAALRYMAAGSLPGDVNGDGEVNVSDIACVAAVITHAIVNGDMAVRADLNGDGEVNVSDVTALVAIILDR, translated from the coding sequence ATGAAACGACTGCTCTATATCTTCATGATGTGCATGTTATGCCTTTTGGCCTGTGCGGGCAATGTGTCGGTCAGGACCAAGCTGGCTCTGCGCCGTGCTGTCCGGGCCTCGTTGTATCATGGCCCACAGCATGGTGGAGGGCGGCAGGTTGCTTCGGCCTTTGTCGTGGCCGATTCATCGGCCATGGCGAGCCTCAGGCGTTCGGGGGCGCGAGTGGTGGCTATGGCTCCCGGCATGGCAACCGTGCGCGTGCCTGCTGGCAAGCTGCCAGCTTTGGCCTCTATGGCTGGTGTGCAATGGGTTTCGCTATCGCAACAGTTGCAGTTGTGCAACGACAGCGCCAGGTATTATTGCAATGTCGACTCGGCCTTTCGGGGCACAGGCTTCTCTACGAACTACGACGGCAGGGGAGTAGTGCTGGGCATGATAGATGTGGGTATCGATTTCAACCATGTCAACTTTCTCGATAGCCTGGGCAACAGCCGTTTTGTGCGTGTTTACATGCCTGTCGATTCTACAGGAAGGCCTCCAGTGATCAATGGCGACACGTTGCCTGGCAGCGAGTACTCCACTCCCCAGGCCATAAGGCAGCTCACCACCGACAGTCCAGGCTTACATGGCACGCACACTACAGGCACTGCGGCAGGCAGCTACATGGGCAATGCTTACCACGGCGTTGCCCCAGGGGCCGAGCTGGTGGCGTGTGCACTGCCCGAGTGGGCCTTGACCGATGTGAATGTGGCCAACTCTATTCTATATATTTTCAACTATGCCCAGAGTGTGGGCAAGCCGGCTGTGGTCAACATGAGCATTTCGAGTGTCGACGGGGCTCACGACGGCACCTCGATGCTGTGCAGGGTCATGAGCGCGTTGTCGGGACCTGGCAAGATATGCGTGGTGTCGGCGGGCAACGATGGCAATGTGCCCACATGCCTGCACAAGCAGTTCAATGGAGCTCTCGACACGTTGAGCGTGCTGCTGAGCAACAAGTATGGTGGTCGCAACGTGGATGGCTATGTGAGCATGTGGAGCGCCGACTCGGTGCCCCATGGCTTGCGAGTGATTGTGACCGATGTTGCAACCGGCACCTTGCTTTACGCCTCCCCTTTCTATTCTGCATTGCCAGGCGATAGTGTTGTCGAGGTCGCCGATGCCACCGACCTGCAATTTGCCAAGTACTTCACAGGCTCGTTCTGGGTGGCTTCGGCCATTGAGAGCAATGGCAAGTTTCACTCGATAGTGGAGTATAAGGCCAATAACTTGCAACGGGACTACGTCATGGGGCTGCAATATGTGTCGGCTCCAGGTAGCCGGCTCAATGGCTGGAGCGACTCCTACACGCGCATGAGCAACTTCGGCCTGCCCGGCTTCACTATGGGCGATTGCTCGATGACCATCAGCGACCTGGCTACAGGCGACAGCTCCATCTCGGTAGGTTCCTATACCAGCCGCAGTTTTGCTCCTGTGCTTTCGGGCCACAACACGGCTGTGGCAGGCGGCACCGTGGGCGACATTTCGAGTTTCTCGTCATTCGGGCCCGACATGCGACACGTGTCGCGCCCCGAGATTGTAGCTCCAGGCCAGTGCGTGGTGTCGTCCTACAGCAGGTATGACTCCACAATGGCTGTCAACAACAATTGGCTCACCGCCATAGCTCAGGCGGGCGGGGTGAGCTATCCCTATGGTGTAGACGTGGGCACGTCGATGTCGGCGCCGCTCGTGTCGGGGGCTATTGCACTCATGCTGCAGGCCGATGCCCGCTTGGGTGTGGACCAGGTGAAGCGCATCTTGAAGCACACTGCTCGACGCGACCACTGGGTGACTGGCGGCGATCCCGAGCGCTGGGGATGGGGTAAGCTCGATGTCACGGCCGCACTGCGCTATATGGCTGCCGGCTCGCTGCCTGGCGATGTGAATGGCGACGGCGAGGTCAATGTGAGCGATATCGCCTGTGTCGCAGCGGTGATAACACATGCAATCGTAAACGGCGACATGGCCGTTCGAGCCGACTTGAATGGCGACGGCGAGGTCAATGTGAGTGATGTAACTGCCCTCGTAGCAATAATTCTTGACCGGTAA
- the ruvA gene encoding Holliday junction branch migration protein RuvA — MYDYISGTITELNPAYVVIDNHGMGYMINISLTCYNQLQGARDVVRLYVYEALRDDAHLLYGFVDKREREFFLLLITVSGVGPNSARLIQSSLPPAELEQTIASGNAAMLKAVKGIGAKTAQRIIVDLKDKIKVPDNALIDMNQSASASYDEALSALVMLGFTQQLSQKTLKALFLKEPGLSVENAIKKALKMM, encoded by the coding sequence ATGTACGATTATATAAGTGGAACCATAACCGAGTTAAATCCCGCCTATGTTGTGATCGACAATCATGGGATGGGCTACATGATCAACATCTCGCTCACGTGCTACAACCAGTTGCAGGGTGCTCGCGATGTGGTGCGCCTCTATGTGTACGAAGCCTTGCGCGACGACGCCCACTTGCTCTATGGCTTTGTCGACAAGCGCGAGCGCGAATTCTTCCTGTTGCTCATCACGGTCTCTGGCGTAGGGCCCAACTCGGCGCGCCTTATACAGTCGTCGCTGCCGCCGGCCGAGCTCGAGCAGACGATAGCCAGCGGCAACGCCGCGATGCTTAAGGCTGTGAAGGGCATAGGCGCAAAAACCGCTCAGCGCATAATTGTTGACCTTAAAGATAAAATAAAAGTACCCGACAATGCGTTAATAGATATGAATCAATCGGCCAGCGCGTCCTACGATGAAGCTCTGAGCGCACTGGTGATGCTTGGTTTCACGCAGCAATTGTCGCAAAAGACGCTTAAGGCGCTCTTCTTGAAGGAGCCGGGATTGAGCGTGGAAAATGCCATAAAAAAGGCACTCAAGATGATGTGA